In the genome of Aedes aegypti strain LVP_AGWG chromosome 2, AaegL5.0 Primary Assembly, whole genome shotgun sequence, the window gatcaaaagcttgttcttaagacaaagtattgattttctgttaataaataagtggataaagacattttatatatttgttacatttggcatgaatgacctcaatgtgatttttgaaagtaaatTTGTATCTAGCTTGACCcccagatacttaacttcatctgatcaatttattggaactcctctaatcgcaacaacatgtctacttgaaggtttcaactAAAGaggttttggtttatgtgggaatattattattcCATTGTTGCAagtgtgaagaaaaaatatccaaactttttttgcaatctactacagatgactcgcaggtttcgtcctttggcgaagaGCCATGTGTCactcgcaaacaaagatttttgacatccctgaggtaactcaggtacatcagatgtgaaaatactgtataatattggtcccaaaatgctgccttgaggaacaggAGGAACAggctcttacaggaagtatttcagacttggagttctgatgattcacctgaagtgtacgatttgacagataattttgaattatttgaaaaatgtttgttggcaaattaaagttttttttttaattttacaaccaAGCCTTCATAccgaacactgtcgaatgctttttctatgtctagaagagcaagaccagtagaataaatAGCCTTCAGGTTTGTACAAATTAATTAGTTCATTCATTTAATtagtttcatttatttattagttaattaattaattctatttatttattagtttataatttaattaattaattaattaattagaaTGAATTAAAATGACTGACTACGATAGGCggtactctttgcttcctcatgtgaatcaaagagcctgggctagaaactacttcgatttgatgttcgaaaaatttgtctagaacatcgaactgattgctcatttcgatgcaattatcaacattatccatttcccccttggaagaaagttcgcattccggagaaacgtcctttcttccatttttaccacgtttagtgacacttcccacttttttggaaggaagttgtgaattcagagattcactcttctttttgttcgtggttgcaaccatgtCTAGTGAATAAACGGAAGAAGGCGAGACcatctaagaggttttttttcccaggacggtgtccaagaaggattaccaccactAGTTTTCACTAACGGGTCTAATGAAAAATCGTAGGCACGGGtcctaacaaggatcgtaaaggaatcaatagtaaaaaaaaatagtactgaaaagtaccgttttttttTAGCAAGTAGTTAAAAAAGACTTTtcagagcagagagaatttgtgtacgcacagttCGAAGGTACGTGCGTGTTTAGGTGTTTAAGGGCTGATAAATCAATACTGAGGGTAAAATCAACCTATGTGGAAGATCGTCCACCCAAAACGTTTACAAGTTTCCATCGATAGAATATTATGAACCTGGGATAATTGGAAAGGTAAGACTATAAACTAAACTCCTGTTAAAAATAGGTTCGTCCAAGTTTGATAAATGCAGTCCCAGGTAGTGCGTGACAACAATTACTAACCTCTAGCAGCTTCATTCGCGCAATATCCGCGAAAAACTCCATCGAAagcacaaagttgttcaaatgcAAGCGGACTACGTGCTGAAAAGTGGCAGCCTCGGGTACCACTATTGTACAGCTTTTACATCGCAGTTTCACCGACAGGTACTCAATGCTGGGGAAAAGCTGTATCTCCTCCATGATGGCCTCTCGGTTGGCCGGTTCGCACGTGGTTAGCGTGAGATCTTTCACCGTCGTGAAACATGGATGGGCCATCGACAGGCTGTAACCGTACAAATGCAATCTCGAGAGTTGACTGCTGTCGGGGAACTTGACAAAGGGAATCGTTCGCTTGCATATTAGAAGAGTCTGTAGGCGCGGTGACTTTATAACGAGGTAAGGTTTCTCGAACACAAACCAATCGATGTCgaaattaaaatatattaagCTCGGAAAATGGAGCGAATCTTCGACCAGTCGTATGTGCAGGCCCATTAAAGTGAGTTTTTCTAATCTACCCAGAGATTCTGCTAGCATTCCCAAACTCGTTGTATCGTTCGAGCGAAGAGTCAACTCAGTCAGATTACGACATCTACATATGGCTTCCACCAATTGCTCTAGGGCTTCGTCGTTGAAGTACCACGCTGCGTCTATCGTTAGTTTAGTGATGTGTTCAGATCGAATGGCAATCGCGGACCAATCCACGGTCACGTCACTCAAATTGAGCAATCGAAGTTCCCGTAAACCCGTTAACTCGCGCAAAACATCCACCGGAAAGGGCTCCTCTTCGCACAGGTTCACCACAAGACATCGCGCCGAACGGAACCATTCAAAGTGTTCCCTCAAGAATCGCTCGAAAATTGCACCAGTAACGTACCAGAAGCGAAATCGTTGCACGCAAAATTTACGCTGACACTCTTGTAAAACTTTCTGGACACACTGGTAGTCCTCTTCGGTACGAATCGTCTCCGCCGAGAAACTCCTGTAGTTTCGGAGCGATTTACTGACTATGGAATAGTGTTCCTCGATTCTAGTGGTGGGACACGAGAGGCGCAGAGTGGCCCACCTGGCGACCCGGTTGTTCCAAGCGTGACAAACGGTGGCCTTTTCGAGCTGGTGCTTGAACGGCAGCAGGTCGAAAATCCGATCCCAAAGCTCCGGAGGAAGATGAACCGTGTCCGTACCCATGGCGGGGCTGCGATGAACTGAATGCGAGTATGTGCGCATGTGATGCGTTTGATATGTAGAATGAAACTTAAAGACATAGGGGTACACAGGAATATGCGTTTGCTGCAAAATGGTTCATTTGAATGGAAGAATTCTTATTTATTCGGCTTTATCATTTATAGCAGGTCTGCCCAACCTTATTGATCCGCGGATCaaattaagcataagcattgattgTACGGTCATCAGTAGTTGTCGGtcattcgtagttgctactctgtgattgaccagaataatcgaagttgaaCAAGGACCCAAGAGATGTAGtttgggagtagctttccatcttcactttcgagaactccaaacattagAAAGGCAATAACGGCGACGGcaacgtccttacggtcatcggggatgGGAAGGAATTTACCTaggtatacctctgcatcttcatggttgtcatgggaagcagttttgttagtggggagggatcAATTCATGGaacctcagttcaaaaaattaCCTATCATTACTCTAACGGCAACGTGAACATACGGCAGTTCAACAATtttagcgtcgaaccattcaaaagttattttttgtaatgataaaaatcaggtaaaacgAAAGGTATGGGGCTTTCAATGTTGATGTACACGATTGTATGTcgacacttaaagtgacgaactattcatatATTTTCTAAATCAGTTCATTCAACTAATATTCCCACCGTTGTCATGATAAAAGTACGTTTCATAAtatattttacatttaaaatacaAGCATGAAACCAGCTAACCAAATTGATCATCTATCCTTGATTCCCACCATGTGTGTGACTGTGTGTCACTAAACGGCACCTGTATGAAAAGATTTGGGTCACTGACCAACGCACAATGGTTCGAAGGCggtcaaaacctcaaaaatcaaagttgttttctCCGAACGGTAATATTTTTCCCGACTTCCTTAACATATTGATGGTtcaaatccaaagtttgaagcagattcattgaattttgaattttacacAACTGTTTGAGTGGaccgtggacatgatttttcaagaaaattaataattgCGATCCATAATTCACAAACTTTCAAGCTCAAATCATAATGGTATATTCAGAGAAGTTGCTTGTATATGTATACATAAAGTAGA includes:
- the LOC5573957 gene encoding uncharacterized protein LOC5573957 isoform X1, whose amino-acid sequence is MRTYSHSVHRSPAMGTDTVHLPPELWDRIFDLLPFKHQLEKATVCHAWNNRVARWATLRLSCPTTRIEEHYSIVSKSLRNYRSFSAETIRTEEDYQCVQKVLQECQRKFCVQRFRFWYVTGAIFERFLREHFEWFRSARCLVVNLCEEEPFPVDVLRELTGLRELRLLNLSDVTVDWSAIAIRSEHITKLTIDAAWYFNDEALEQLVEAICRCRNLTELTLRSNDTTSLGMLAESLGRLEKLTLMGLHIRLVEDSLHFPSLIYFNFDIDWFVFEKPYLVIKSPRLQTLLICKRTIPFVKFPDSSQLSRLHLYGYSLSMAHPCFTTVKDLTLTTCEPANREAIMEEIQLFPSIEYLSVKLRCKSCTIVVPEAATFQHVVRLHLNNFVLSMEFFADIARMKLLEHLSVEECNFSLDPSDEVPLLLPHLSYFNVKRVSMPMTVDSFPIIGNEDQPPVVIVDKLRTHLWRSDNFNHVFSSRRD